The proteins below are encoded in one region of Anguilla anguilla isolate fAngAng1 chromosome 3, fAngAng1.pri, whole genome shotgun sequence:
- the LOC118224403 gene encoding interleukin-1 receptor-like 2 isoform X3: protein MDRTCIHIKGEFLCTFLVGIVLASSSKSNGQQGAVDRYYAASGQFFQLKHGVAPGKLGGNVTFTWGRGAHGNLDRTSSRVRIINGSLFFLPVHLSDEGYYTWKTSSDVTGAWTVEKTVFLSVVGGACPEHSDIIPVQKGTTDSLHCGLQEIFTLDKSTEISWLKDCNPMNFHEKNIRITHVSDKDEGNYTCLINFTFEGKKFSTSWTIQLRLKDDPPLLEPKVIRPQNETIRVKPGVKAELDCKVFVGMNKEIFDETNVYWLVNHTLIEIYSHPMKKVDEDSEGIYKLSRLVIEEVRPELFHVPFQCIVCNSLGQDMGVAHLAPVEDGKLYDAYVSCVHNEALCSFQLENFCLQVLPEVLEHRHGYNLFIRGRDDLPGEAAPDVISEAIGMSRRLIIVVSAHSHGDLDVEGSVLLGLKLGPGRDRHGDQPDLEQQIGLYDALVEDRLRVILVEIGKCVDYSHYPESIRYLKQKQGALRYIPGNGDPTAPPNCRFWKYFRYHMPHRPEGSTSTKSLPRPNRQFCL, encoded by the exons ATGGATAGgacatgtatacacataaag GGAGAGTTCCTGTGCACCTTTTTGGTCGGGATCGTCTTGGCGTCTAGCTCGAAGAGCAACG gccagcagggggctGTGGACAGGTATTACGCAGCTTCTGGGCAGTTCTTCCAGCTGAAGCATGGTGTTGCCCCTGGAAAGCTGGGTGGAAATGTAACTTTTACCTGGGGCAGAGGTGCTCATGGAAATCTGGATAGGACATCATCACGAGTCAGAATCATCAATGGCTCCCTGTTCTTCTTACCTGTTCATCTCTCAGACGAAGGATACTACACATGGAAAACAAG cagtgatgtcacaggggCATGGACTGTGGAGAAGACAGTGTTCCTCTctgtggtgggaggggcttgtcCAGAACACAGTGACATTATCCCAGTCCAGAAGGGCACCACTGACAGCCTACACTGTGGGCTGCAGGAGATCTTCACTTTAGATAAGAGCAcagaaatcagctggctgaag GATTGCAACCCTATGAATTTCCATGAAAAGAATATCAGAATCACCCACGTGAGTGACAAGGATGAAGGAAATTATACCTGTTTAATAAATTTCACCTTTGAGGGGAAGAAGTTCAGTACTTCTTGGACGATACAGCTGAGGCTTAAGGATG ACCCACCTTTGCTGGAACCCAAGGTGATTCGCCCCCAGAATGAAACCATCAGAGTTAAACCAG GTGTGAAAGCAGAGCTGGACTGCAAAGTGTTTGTGGGCATGAACAAGGAAATATTTGATGAGACCAATGTCTACTGGTTGGTCAACCACACCCTCATTGAAATTTACAGTCACCCCATGAAGAAAGTAGATGAAGA TTCTGAGGGAATATACAAGCTCTCCAGGCTGGTTATTGAAGAGGTGCGGCCAGAGCTCTTCCATGTGCCTTTCCAATGCATCGTCTGCAACAGCCTGGGCCAGGACATGGGCGTGGCTCACCTGGCTCCAG ttgaGGATGGGAAGCTGTATGATGCATATGTCAGCTGTGTCCACAATGAAGCGCTGTGCTCCTTCCAGCTGGAGAACTTCTGCCTGCAGGTTCTGCCAGAGGTACTGGAGCATCGCCACGGCTATAACCTGTTCATCCGTGGCCGAGATGACCTGCCTGGGGAAG CTGCTCCAGATGTAATTTCTGAAGCCATTGGGATGAGTCGGAGGCTGATCATTGTGGTTTCAGCCCACAGTCATGGAGACCTGGATGTTGAGGGTTCTGTGTTGTTGGGTCTAAAGTTGGGCCCAGGGAGGGATAGGCATGGAGACCAGCCTGATTTGGAGCAGCAGATCGGCCTCTACGATGCCCTGGTGGAAGACAGGCTGCGGGTGATCCTGGTAGAGATTGGGAAGTGTGTGGATTATTCCCACTACCCAGAGTCCATCCGCTACCTGAAGCAGAAACAAGGAGCCCTGAGGTATATACCCGGCAATGGAGACCCCACAGCACCCCCTAACTGCCGATTCTGGAAGTACTTCAGATATCACATGCCACACAGGCCTGAAGGAAGCACCAGCACTAAATCACTGCCCAGGCCCAACAGGCAGTTCTGCTTGTGA
- the LOC118224403 gene encoding interleukin-1 receptor-like 2 isoform X1, with protein MDRTCIHIKGEFLCTFLVGIVLASSSKSNGQQGAVDRYYAASGQFFQLKHGVAPGKLGGNVTFTWGRGAHGNLDRTSSRVRIINGSLFFLPVHLSDEGYYTWKTSSDVTGAWTVEKTVFLSVVGGACPEHSDIIPVQKGTTDSLHCGLQEIFTLDKSTEISWLKDCNPMNFHEKNIRITHVSDKDEGNYTCLINFTFEGKKFSTSWTIQLRLKDDPPLLEPKVIRPQNETIRVKPGVKAELDCKVFVGMNKEIFDETNVYWLVNHTLIEIYSHPMKKVDEDSEGIYKLSRLVIEEVRPELFHVPFQCIVCNSLGQDMGVAHLAPVDDRNLHIFVCAAVPVIVIMVIIYHHFKVDITLTYWRLRPFKTIEDGKLYDAYVSCVHNEALCSFQLENFCLQVLPEVLEHRHGYNLFIRGRDDLPGEAAPDVISEAIGMSRRLIIVVSAHSHGDLDVEGSVLLGLKLGPGRDRHGDQPDLEQQIGLYDALVEDRLRVILVEIGKCVDYSHYPESIRYLKQKQGALRYIPGNGDPTAPPNCRFWKYFRYHMPHRPEGSTSTKSLPRPNRQFCL; from the exons ATGGATAGgacatgtatacacataaag GGAGAGTTCCTGTGCACCTTTTTGGTCGGGATCGTCTTGGCGTCTAGCTCGAAGAGCAACG gccagcagggggctGTGGACAGGTATTACGCAGCTTCTGGGCAGTTCTTCCAGCTGAAGCATGGTGTTGCCCCTGGAAAGCTGGGTGGAAATGTAACTTTTACCTGGGGCAGAGGTGCTCATGGAAATCTGGATAGGACATCATCACGAGTCAGAATCATCAATGGCTCCCTGTTCTTCTTACCTGTTCATCTCTCAGACGAAGGATACTACACATGGAAAACAAG cagtgatgtcacaggggCATGGACTGTGGAGAAGACAGTGTTCCTCTctgtggtgggaggggcttgtcCAGAACACAGTGACATTATCCCAGTCCAGAAGGGCACCACTGACAGCCTACACTGTGGGCTGCAGGAGATCTTCACTTTAGATAAGAGCAcagaaatcagctggctgaag GATTGCAACCCTATGAATTTCCATGAAAAGAATATCAGAATCACCCACGTGAGTGACAAGGATGAAGGAAATTATACCTGTTTAATAAATTTCACCTTTGAGGGGAAGAAGTTCAGTACTTCTTGGACGATACAGCTGAGGCTTAAGGATG ACCCACCTTTGCTGGAACCCAAGGTGATTCGCCCCCAGAATGAAACCATCAGAGTTAAACCAG GTGTGAAAGCAGAGCTGGACTGCAAAGTGTTTGTGGGCATGAACAAGGAAATATTTGATGAGACCAATGTCTACTGGTTGGTCAACCACACCCTCATTGAAATTTACAGTCACCCCATGAAGAAAGTAGATGAAGA TTCTGAGGGAATATACAAGCTCTCCAGGCTGGTTATTGAAGAGGTGCGGCCAGAGCTCTTCCATGTGCCTTTCCAATGCATCGTCTGCAACAGCCTGGGCCAGGACATGGGCGTGGCTCACCTGGCTCCAG tggATGACAGAAACCTCCACATATttgtctgtgcagctgttcCTGTGATTGTCATCATGGTAATAATTTACCATCACTTCAAGGTTGACATCACGCTGACATATtggaggctccgccccttcaAGACGA ttgaGGATGGGAAGCTGTATGATGCATATGTCAGCTGTGTCCACAATGAAGCGCTGTGCTCCTTCCAGCTGGAGAACTTCTGCCTGCAGGTTCTGCCAGAGGTACTGGAGCATCGCCACGGCTATAACCTGTTCATCCGTGGCCGAGATGACCTGCCTGGGGAAG CTGCTCCAGATGTAATTTCTGAAGCCATTGGGATGAGTCGGAGGCTGATCATTGTGGTTTCAGCCCACAGTCATGGAGACCTGGATGTTGAGGGTTCTGTGTTGTTGGGTCTAAAGTTGGGCCCAGGGAGGGATAGGCATGGAGACCAGCCTGATTTGGAGCAGCAGATCGGCCTCTACGATGCCCTGGTGGAAGACAGGCTGCGGGTGATCCTGGTAGAGATTGGGAAGTGTGTGGATTATTCCCACTACCCAGAGTCCATCCGCTACCTGAAGCAGAAACAAGGAGCCCTGAGGTATATACCCGGCAATGGAGACCCCACAGCACCCCCTAACTGCCGATTCTGGAAGTACTTCAGATATCACATGCCACACAGGCCTGAAGGAAGCACCAGCACTAAATCACTGCCCAGGCCCAACAGGCAGTTCTGCTTGTGA
- the LOC118224403 gene encoding interleukin-1 receptor-like 2 isoform X2: MDRTCIHIKGEFLCTFLVGIVLASSSKSNGQQGAVDRYYAASGQFFQLKHGVAPGKLGGNVTFTWGRGAHGNLDRTSSRVRIINGSLFFLPVHLSDEGYYTWKTSDVTGAWTVEKTVFLSVVGGACPEHSDIIPVQKGTTDSLHCGLQEIFTLDKSTEISWLKDCNPMNFHEKNIRITHVSDKDEGNYTCLINFTFEGKKFSTSWTIQLRLKDDPPLLEPKVIRPQNETIRVKPGVKAELDCKVFVGMNKEIFDETNVYWLVNHTLIEIYSHPMKKVDEDSEGIYKLSRLVIEEVRPELFHVPFQCIVCNSLGQDMGVAHLAPVDDRNLHIFVCAAVPVIVIMVIIYHHFKVDITLTYWRLRPFKTIEDGKLYDAYVSCVHNEALCSFQLENFCLQVLPEVLEHRHGYNLFIRGRDDLPGEAAPDVISEAIGMSRRLIIVVSAHSHGDLDVEGSVLLGLKLGPGRDRHGDQPDLEQQIGLYDALVEDRLRVILVEIGKCVDYSHYPESIRYLKQKQGALRYIPGNGDPTAPPNCRFWKYFRYHMPHRPEGSTSTKSLPRPNRQFCL, translated from the exons ATGGATAGgacatgtatacacataaag GGAGAGTTCCTGTGCACCTTTTTGGTCGGGATCGTCTTGGCGTCTAGCTCGAAGAGCAACG gccagcagggggctGTGGACAGGTATTACGCAGCTTCTGGGCAGTTCTTCCAGCTGAAGCATGGTGTTGCCCCTGGAAAGCTGGGTGGAAATGTAACTTTTACCTGGGGCAGAGGTGCTCATGGAAATCTGGATAGGACATCATCACGAGTCAGAATCATCAATGGCTCCCTGTTCTTCTTACCTGTTCATCTCTCAGACGAAGGATACTACACATGGAAAACAAG tgatgtcacaggggCATGGACTGTGGAGAAGACAGTGTTCCTCTctgtggtgggaggggcttgtcCAGAACACAGTGACATTATCCCAGTCCAGAAGGGCACCACTGACAGCCTACACTGTGGGCTGCAGGAGATCTTCACTTTAGATAAGAGCAcagaaatcagctggctgaag GATTGCAACCCTATGAATTTCCATGAAAAGAATATCAGAATCACCCACGTGAGTGACAAGGATGAAGGAAATTATACCTGTTTAATAAATTTCACCTTTGAGGGGAAGAAGTTCAGTACTTCTTGGACGATACAGCTGAGGCTTAAGGATG ACCCACCTTTGCTGGAACCCAAGGTGATTCGCCCCCAGAATGAAACCATCAGAGTTAAACCAG GTGTGAAAGCAGAGCTGGACTGCAAAGTGTTTGTGGGCATGAACAAGGAAATATTTGATGAGACCAATGTCTACTGGTTGGTCAACCACACCCTCATTGAAATTTACAGTCACCCCATGAAGAAAGTAGATGAAGA TTCTGAGGGAATATACAAGCTCTCCAGGCTGGTTATTGAAGAGGTGCGGCCAGAGCTCTTCCATGTGCCTTTCCAATGCATCGTCTGCAACAGCCTGGGCCAGGACATGGGCGTGGCTCACCTGGCTCCAG tggATGACAGAAACCTCCACATATttgtctgtgcagctgttcCTGTGATTGTCATCATGGTAATAATTTACCATCACTTCAAGGTTGACATCACGCTGACATATtggaggctccgccccttcaAGACGA ttgaGGATGGGAAGCTGTATGATGCATATGTCAGCTGTGTCCACAATGAAGCGCTGTGCTCCTTCCAGCTGGAGAACTTCTGCCTGCAGGTTCTGCCAGAGGTACTGGAGCATCGCCACGGCTATAACCTGTTCATCCGTGGCCGAGATGACCTGCCTGGGGAAG CTGCTCCAGATGTAATTTCTGAAGCCATTGGGATGAGTCGGAGGCTGATCATTGTGGTTTCAGCCCACAGTCATGGAGACCTGGATGTTGAGGGTTCTGTGTTGTTGGGTCTAAAGTTGGGCCCAGGGAGGGATAGGCATGGAGACCAGCCTGATTTGGAGCAGCAGATCGGCCTCTACGATGCCCTGGTGGAAGACAGGCTGCGGGTGATCCTGGTAGAGATTGGGAAGTGTGTGGATTATTCCCACTACCCAGAGTCCATCCGCTACCTGAAGCAGAAACAAGGAGCCCTGAGGTATATACCCGGCAATGGAGACCCCACAGCACCCCCTAACTGCCGATTCTGGAAGTACTTCAGATATCACATGCCACACAGGCCTGAAGGAAGCACCAGCACTAAATCACTGCCCAGGCCCAACAGGCAGTTCTGCTTGTGA